From the genome of Thermosynechococcus sp. NK55a:
CAAGGGAAAGCCCAGGCTCGCAAATATGACGAAATTGATGCTGCGCCTGAGGAAAAAGCCCGTGGGATTACCATTAACACTGCCCACGTGGAGTATGAGACAGAAAAACGCCACTATGCCCATGTGGATTGCCCCGGCCACGCTGACTATGTGAAAAACATGATCACCGGTGCTGCCCAAATGGACGGCGCCATTCTGGTGGTGGCCGCAACCGACGGTGCAATGCCCCAAACCAAAGAGCACATTCTCTTGGCACGTCAGGTGGGTGTGCCCAGCATCGTTGTCTTCCTGAACAAAGTGGACATGGTAGATGACGAAGAACTGCTGGAGCTGGTGGAACTAGAACTGCGGGAACTGCTCAATGAGTATGAATTCCCCGGTGACGAAGTGCCCATCATCCGTGGTTCGGGTCTGAAGGCCCTCGAAGCCATGACCGCCAATCCGAAAACCCAGCGCGGCGAAAATGAGTGGGTGGATAAAATCTACGAGCTAATGGATGCTGTGGATAGCTACATTCCTACCCCTGAGCGGGATGTGGATAAACCCTTCCTGATGGCCGTAGAAGATGTGTTCTCTATTACTGGTCGCGGTACGGTGGCCACCGGTCGGATTGAACGGGGTCGCATTAAGCTTAATGAAACCGTTGAACTTGTTGGCCTGCGGGAAACTCGGACAACGACGGTCACCGGTATTGAAATGTTCAAGAAGAGCCTCGAAGAAGGGATTGCCGGTGACAACGCCGGTTTGCTGCTGCGGGGTTTGAAAAAAGAGGATGTGGAACGGGGGATGGTGATTGCCAAGCCCGGTTCTATTACGCCCCACACCAAGTTTGAAGGTGAAGTGTACGTGCTCACTGAAAAAGAGGGTGGCCGCAAAACCCCCTTCTTTGCCGGTTATCGTCCTCAGTTCTATGTGCGTACCACTGATGTGACTGGCACGATTACCTCCTTCACTGCGGACGATGGTAGTGCTCCTGAAATGGTGATGCCCGGTGACCGTATCAAAATGACCGTGGAACTGATCCAGCCCATTGCCATTGAGCAGGGGATGCGCTTTGCGATCCGTGAAGGCGGTCGTACCATTGGTGCGGGGGTTGTCTCCAAAATCATTGAGTAGTTGATGCTTGAGGCCGTTAGCCCGCTTGTGGGGTTAGCGGTCTTTTTTGTCTTAATTTTTGTTTGGTGTTTTTGAACCTTGACAAGTAAGGAAGATTCCTATGGCTGCTTTACAACAGAAAATTCGTATTCGCCTTAAGGCCTTTGATCACCGATTGCTCGATACCTCCTGCGATCGCATTGTGGAGACTGCGAAAAGAACCGGTGCTTCCCCGGTAGGTCCGATTCCCCTACCTACACGCCGTCGAATTTATTGCGTCCTGCGATCGCCCCACGTGGACAAGGACTCACGGGAGCATTTTGAAACCCGTACCCACTGCCGTATTCTCGATATTTACCAACCTTCGCCGAAAACAATTGATGCCCTGATGAAGTTGGACTTGCCGGCGGGCGTGGATATTGAAGTGAAATTGTAAGCCTCGCCAAAGTTCACTACACTGAGGGATATGACGCATACGATCATCCATCCCTCCCCCTCTAAGTCTTCTTTTCAGCCCCCTGCCATGGCCTACCGCATTAACTGCCAGCAGGGGCAGACGCATCTTTTATGGGTGACGCTGCGGCTAACGGCACCCCAAACCGATGTCCTTGATCTGCATTTACCGGTGTGGACGCCTGGATCCTACCTCGTGCGCGAATATGCGCGGCATCTTCAGGACTTTACGGTGGGGACTGCCGATGGCATCCCCCTTGAGTGGTGGAAGTGTGCTAAGAATCGGTGGCAGGTGGCCTGCACGCCGGGTCTAGAACTTGAAGTGCGCTATGCCATCTATGCCCACGAACTCTCGGTACGCACGAACCATGTTGATGGGAGCCACGCCTATTTCAATCCAGGAGCGGTCTGCCTCTATGCGCCGGAGTATCGCGATCAGCCGCTTACCATCACGATTGAAGCACCACCAAACTGGCGGGTGACAACTCCCCTTGAGGTCTGGGGTGAGGATGGCTACACCTTTTGGGCTGCCAATTACGATCTCCTTGTGGATAGCCCCTTTGAGGTGGGTACCCATGGGATTTACACCTTTGAGGTGGACGGTAAACCCCATGAATTGGCGGTGTGGGGCAAGGGAAATTTTGATCCAAAGCGGGCGATCGCTGACATACAGCGAATTATTGAGACGGCGGCTAGTCTTTTTGGCGGACTGCCCTACGATCGCTATGTCTTTATTTTGCACCTTACCCACAAAGGGTATGGTGGTCTTGAGCATTTGAATAGCTGTTCGTTAATTTTTCATCGTTTTGGCTTTCAGCAGGCAGAGCACTATCGTCGTTTTCTCTGTTTAGTGGCTCACGAGTTTTTTCATCTCTGGAATGTCAAACGCATCCGTCCTCAAGCCTTCGAGGTCTTTGACTACGACAGTGAGAATTACACCACCAGCCTCTGGTTTGTCGAGGGGGTGACCAGTTATTTTGACCAGCTCATTCCCCTGTGGGCGGGGCTATTTGATGCACAGACCTATCTGAAACTGCTGAGCGACAGCCTCAATCGCTATTTCCACACACCGGGCCGCTTTGTCCAACCCCTGAGTGCCGCTAGCTTTGATGCTTGGATTAAGCTCTATCGTCCCGATGAAAATAGCATTAATTCCCAGATGTCCTACTACCTCAAAGGGGAGTTGGTGGCCCTATTGCTGGATTTGCGGATTCGCTTGAACTTTAATCACCAGCGATCGCTCCTTGATGTCCTGCGGCGGCTGTGGCAGCAGTATTGTGAAACGGGTCAAGGCTATACCCCCGATGAGTTGTGGGAAACAATTGAAACTGTTGCCGATGAAAACCTCAGCACCTGGCGCGAGCAATTCATTGAAGGAACGGTGGAGCTTCCCCTTCAGGAGTGGCTGACCAAAGTCGGGCTGGAACTGGTTCCCCAAGACGCACTGCCCTATACGGGACTTCAGTTTCAGCAGGAACATGGTTCTCTTCAAATCAAGGCCGTCCTGCGCGACTCCCCCGCCGAACAGGCAGGCTTAGGGGCTGGGGATGAAATCATTGCCCTCAATGGTTGGCGCGTCAAGGCAGAAGACTGGTCAGAGCAATTGCGGGAATACACAGCGGGAGAGATAATTCATCTGACATGGTTCCATGATCAGCAATTGCAGTCAGGGGATTTGATTTTGGGAGAACCCCAACCCCACTATCGGTTGCAGTGTCGAGCCGATGCCACGCTGAGCCAGCGGGCCCATCTGGAAGCCTGGTTGGGAGCAACCGCTACTCAGCTCTAGGGAAGTAGCCGCATGCTTCAGCCCTTAATTCAAGATCGCGATCGCTTGGAACAGGTCCTGCGGCAGTTGCCTTTGGCACCGGGGGTCTATTTCCTTAAGGATAAGACGGATCAAATTCTTTACATTGGCAAGTCCAAACGCCTGCGATCGCGGGTGCGTTCCTATTTTCGTGAACCCGCTCAACTGGGACCCCGCCTTGAGCTAATGGTCTATCAGGTGGCAGATATTGAGTTCATTGTCACGGATACGGAAGCGGAGGCGCTGGCTCTGGAAGCCAATTTAATCAAGCAGCATCAGCCCCACTTCAACGTTCTCCTCAAGGATGACAAGAAATACCCCTACGTTTGTATTACGTGGTCCGAACCCTATCCCCGTATTTTCATTACTCGCAAACGCCAATTTGGCAATGGGGGTGATCCCCGCAGTGATTCTGCCAAGGATCGCTACTATGGCCCCTACGTGGATAGCTTTCGCCTGCGCCAAACGCTAGCCCTGGTGAAGCGGCTTTTTCCGCTGCGGCAACGTCCCCGCCCCCTGTTTAGGGATCGCCCTTGCCTCAACTACGATATTGGGCGCTGTCCGGGGGTCTGCCAAGGTCTGATTTCTCCCCAAGAGTATCGGCAAACGCTACAAAGGGTAGCGATGATCTTTCAGGGACGCACAGGGGAACTGGTAGCACAGTTGCAAGCACAAATGGCACAAGCGGCAGCGGATCTCAATTTTGAATTGGCAGCCCGACTGCGAGATCAAATTCGCGGCCTGGAACATTTAGGCGTGGATCAAAAAGTTTCATTGCCTGATGACACTGTCTCTCGAGATGCCATTGCCCTTGCGGTGGGCGATCGCCACGCAGCCATCCAACTGTTTCAAATTCGCGCTGGTCGCTTGGTGGGGCGTTTAGCTTTCGTCGCCGATGCCCAAAGTGGCAGTGCCGGCACAATTTTGCAGCGGGTTCTTGAAGAGCACTATGCCCAAGTGGAGGATGTAGAAATTCCCAGTGAAATTTTGTTACAGCATCCCCTCCCCGAACCAGATTTCCTACGCAGGTACCTCAGTGAAAAGAAAGGTCGCGCTGTTACCCTCACCGTCCCCCAACGGCAGGCAAAAGCAGAACTCATTGCCATGGTGCAACGAAATGCAGAATTAGAATTGGCACGGCTACAACAGGCTAGCGATCGCACCCAAACTGCCCTTGAAGATTTAGCCCAGCTCCTTGGCCTTGACACCCTGCCCCACCGCATTGAGGGCTACGACATTTCCCACATTCAAGGGTCTGACGCGGTGGCCTCACAGGTTGTCTTTATTGATGGCCTGCCTGCCAAGCAGCACTATCGCCACTACAACATCCGCAACCCCGAGGTAAAGCTTGGGCACTCCGACGACTTCGCCAGTCTTGCTGAGATTCTACGCCGCCGCTTTGCCCCCTACCTTGAGGGCAAGGGTGACCCCCTCGATGATTGGCCCGATGTGATCCTCATTGATGGCGGCAAGGGACAACTGTCCGCTGTGGTTCAGGTTTTGGAGCCACTCTTGGGCGATCTCACCCTTCTTAGCTTGGCTAAACAGCGGGAGGAGATTTTCCTACCCCACCACCGCCAACCTCTCCCCACAGATCCAGAGCAGCCAGGGGTGCAATTACTGCGCCGCGTGCGGGATGAGGCCCATCGCTTTGCCCTTAACTTCCACCGTCAGAAACGTGCCCAACGCCAACGGCGATCGTACCTCGACCAAATCCCCGGCTTAGGCTACCAACGTCAAAAGGAACTCCTCGCCACCTTTCGCTCCATTGACTATATCCGTATGGCCACCCCTGAACAGTTGGCACAGGTGAACGGGGTCGGCCCCCGCCTGGCGGAAAGAATTTACCGCTATTTTCATGCGGATACTGATTAGGGAAAAGCGAGCCATTGCCCAGTTTTCCAAGGAGGAAGTTGCTTGCGACCTTAAGAGCGGGTAACGCGATTCGAACGCGCGACATCAACCTTGGCAAGGTTGCGCTCTACCACTGAGCTATACCCGCAACAGACTTTTAGCTTAAAAAATCAGGAGGTGTCTTGTCAAGCCCCATCAAAGTTACTACCTAATACATCCTTAAAAAGAGGGGATCACGCTGTGTTTGCCCCCCCGAGTTGTTGGTTTGCTGGTTAGGCGCATGCGCAGAGGAGTTCAGCAGCCCTCTGGACCAAAAAACTGTGGGCGTAGAGCACTTCGGCATCGTAGATGTAGGCAATGCCTGCATAGTCGTTGAAAAACTTGACTGCAACCCGATCCACAATTTTTTTCAGCCATTTCGCGGGTCTGGGTGAGTACCTCAAGCTTGAGGTTGGCTTGGGTAGGGGAAATGCGGGGTTGAGCAGGGGAGCGCATATTGTGACGCCCTTTGGGGCCAGTTTCCATCACAGTGGAGCCGGTTATCCCCGCCTCTTTAATGACTTTAATAATTTGGAATGATTTGGACAATTTTTTTAGGTGAACTTATAGATGGCATCAGAAATCTGGCGTTGACTGCCCAGAGCCCCCATGGCTATGCCACCCGGCAAGAAACCAAGGGTGAGCGACTGTAACTACCTGACACAATCCTCCGAAACTGACCGAGAAAAGCCACAGTATTACTCCTCCTTAACCATCATGTGCTCATGTGCTGTCCAGCGGGCTGTACAGGCTGAAGTTGATAGAAGCTTATTGGGCGATCGCCCCCGCTGCATCCGTTGGTCTTTGATAAATATTACTTTCGAATAAATTAGATTAAGTCCAGCTTACAGAACAATTTTGGGGCGATCGCGATGCCGTCAATGGTTTCTTGGCGCATACATGATAATCAGCGTTCCTAGGAGGGCAACCCCGGCACCGAGCAGATCAAACTTATCGGGGCGCACTTTATCAATTCCCCAACTCCAGAACATAGCCACCAGCAGGAAAATGCCACTATAGGCGGCTTGAACACGACCGAAATGCGCGGGTTGAAGCGTCGGTACCATGCCATAGATAAAAAGTAGGGTTGCCCCCCCTAAGGCATACCAAATGCTTTTATGCTCTCGTAGCCAGAGCCACACAAAATAGGCTCCCCCAAGCTCGAGGAGACCTGTGATGAAAAAGTAAATTAGGGATTTTGCAACTTTTATCATCACCGCAGTGCTTAGTATAGACTGGAAACTAGATTGGGCCAACACCAGCATATGACAATTCAGTTGAGGATTCGTCGCCAAGCGCCCGACAAGGGCGCCTATTGGCAAACCTTTGAACTAGAGATTGATCCTTCCCTGACGATCCTGGATGCCCTCATTCAAATCAAGGAATACCAAGATGGCACTCTTAGCTTTCGCAAAAATTGTCGCAACACCATCTGCGGCAGTTGCGCGATGACGATTAATGGTCGTTCTGCCCTTGCCTGTCAGCAAAGTATTCTTGCCGAGCTAGCCAACAGCCCTGTGCCCAACCAAATTGCGATCGCCCCTTTGGGGAATTTGCCTGTCCTCAAAGACCTTGTCGTAGACATGAGCAATTTTTGGCAAAAACTTTCAGCCGTCAATCCTTATGTGAGTGCAGCGTCACGGCAAGTACCTGAGCGGGAGTTTCTCCAATCCCCCAGCGATCGCGCCAAGCTCAACGCCGCCGGCAACTGTATCCTCTGTGGCGCCTGCTACGGTGCCTGCAATGCCGTGGAAGTGAATCCCGCCTTTGTCGGTCCCCATGCCCTTGCCAAGGCCGCTCGCCTTGTGGCTGATACCCGCGATAGCGAAACTGAGCAACGCCTAGACAAATACAACACCGCTAGCAGTGGCG
Proteins encoded in this window:
- the tuf gene encoding elongation factor Tu, giving the protein MARAKFERTKPHVNVGTIGHVDHGKTTLTAAITMVLAAQGKAQARKYDEIDAAPEEKARGITINTAHVEYETEKRHYAHVDCPGHADYVKNMITGAAQMDGAILVVAATDGAMPQTKEHILLARQVGVPSIVVFLNKVDMVDDEELLELVELELRELLNEYEFPGDEVPIIRGSGLKALEAMTANPKTQRGENEWVDKIYELMDAVDSYIPTPERDVDKPFLMAVEDVFSITGRGTVATGRIERGRIKLNETVELVGLRETRTTTVTGIEMFKKSLEEGIAGDNAGLLLRGLKKEDVERGMVIAKPGSITPHTKFEGEVYVLTEKEGGRKTPFFAGYRPQFYVRTTDVTGTITSFTADDGSAPEMVMPGDRIKMTVELIQPIAIEQGMRFAIREGGRTIGAGVVSKIIE
- the rpsJ gene encoding 30S ribosomal protein S10, with protein sequence MAALQQKIRIRLKAFDHRLLDTSCDRIVETAKRTGASPVGPIPLPTRRRIYCVLRSPHVDKDSREHFETRTHCRILDIYQPSPKTIDALMKLDLPAGVDIEVKL
- a CDS encoding M61 family metallopeptidase, yielding MTHTIIHPSPSKSSFQPPAMAYRINCQQGQTHLLWVTLRLTAPQTDVLDLHLPVWTPGSYLVREYARHLQDFTVGTADGIPLEWWKCAKNRWQVACTPGLELEVRYAIYAHELSVRTNHVDGSHAYFNPGAVCLYAPEYRDQPLTITIEAPPNWRVTTPLEVWGEDGYTFWAANYDLLVDSPFEVGTHGIYTFEVDGKPHELAVWGKGNFDPKRAIADIQRIIETAASLFGGLPYDRYVFILHLTHKGYGGLEHLNSCSLIFHRFGFQQAEHYRRFLCLVAHEFFHLWNVKRIRPQAFEVFDYDSENYTTSLWFVEGVTSYFDQLIPLWAGLFDAQTYLKLLSDSLNRYFHTPGRFVQPLSAASFDAWIKLYRPDENSINSQMSYYLKGELVALLLDLRIRLNFNHQRSLLDVLRRLWQQYCETGQGYTPDELWETIETVADENLSTWREQFIEGTVELPLQEWLTKVGLELVPQDALPYTGLQFQQEHGSLQIKAVLRDSPAEQAGLGAGDEIIALNGWRVKAEDWSEQLREYTAGEIIHLTWFHDQQLQSGDLILGEPQPHYRLQCRADATLSQRAHLEAWLGATATQL
- the uvrC gene encoding excinuclease ABC subunit UvrC, which produces MLQPLIQDRDRLEQVLRQLPLAPGVYFLKDKTDQILYIGKSKRLRSRVRSYFREPAQLGPRLELMVYQVADIEFIVTDTEAEALALEANLIKQHQPHFNVLLKDDKKYPYVCITWSEPYPRIFITRKRQFGNGGDPRSDSAKDRYYGPYVDSFRLRQTLALVKRLFPLRQRPRPLFRDRPCLNYDIGRCPGVCQGLISPQEYRQTLQRVAMIFQGRTGELVAQLQAQMAQAAADLNFELAARLRDQIRGLEHLGVDQKVSLPDDTVSRDAIALAVGDRHAAIQLFQIRAGRLVGRLAFVADAQSGSAGTILQRVLEEHYAQVEDVEIPSEILLQHPLPEPDFLRRYLSEKKGRAVTLTVPQRQAKAELIAMVQRNAELELARLQQASDRTQTALEDLAQLLGLDTLPHRIEGYDISHIQGSDAVASQVVFIDGLPAKQHYRHYNIRNPEVKLGHSDDFASLAEILRRRFAPYLEGKGDPLDDWPDVILIDGGKGQLSAVVQVLEPLLGDLTLLSLAKQREEIFLPHHRQPLPTDPEQPGVQLLRRVRDEAHRFALNFHRQKRAQRQRRSYLDQIPGLGYQRQKELLATFRSIDYIRMATPEQLAQVNGVGPRLAERIYRYFHADTD
- a CDS encoding YnfA family protein, with translation MIKVAKSLIYFFITGLLELGGAYFVWLWLREHKSIWYALGGATLLFIYGMVPTLQPAHFGRVQAAYSGIFLLVAMFWSWGIDKVRPDKFDLLGAGVALLGTLIIMYAPRNH
- a CDS encoding succinate dehydrogenase/fumarate reductase iron-sulfur subunit → MTIQLRIRRQAPDKGAYWQTFELEIDPSLTILDALIQIKEYQDGTLSFRKNCRNTICGSCAMTINGRSALACQQSILAELANSPVPNQIAIAPLGNLPVLKDLVVDMSNFWQKLSAVNPYVSAASRQVPEREFLQSPSDRAKLNAAGNCILCGACYGACNAVEVNPAFVGPHALAKAARLVADTRDSETEQRLDKYNTASSGVWGCTRCFNCNTVCPVGVQPLDRISEIKQAILAGSTPASRNQDRPLRHRQVLLELVKRGGWVDERQFGLRVVGNGLRDVVGVMSLIPLGWRLLRRGKFPLRFEKSAGQAQIKAVITALQQKQTYPKIKDPKRG